The Cucurbita pepo subsp. pepo cultivar mu-cu-16 chromosome LG05, ASM280686v2, whole genome shotgun sequence nucleotide sequence gtcgtcgtcgtcttcttcgGATGGCTTTCGTGTAGGCTACGCTTTTCCCCCAAACAAAGAGCGTAATGTGATTCGTCCATCTCTGATTGACTACGCAAAGCTCCATGGTGTCGACCTGGTCCGCATCGACCTCCAAACGCCGATTCTCCACCAAGGTCCGTTTCATTGTATCATACACAAGATGTACGACGATGCTTGGGTGGAGAAACTTCAGGATTTCGCCTTGAAGAATCCGGACGTTGTTGTTGTGGATCGGCCGGACCGGATCGAGCGACTCTACAACAGAGTATCGATGCTGGATGTGGTGAGTCAGGTGAAGGTTTCAGACAGCGGCGTGAAGATCGAGGTGCCGAAACAGGTCGTTTTGAATCGGAAGGATGGAGTAATCGATTTGATTAGGGATTTGGAGGTGAAATTTCCAGTGATTGCGAAGCCGTTGGAATCGAATGGAAGCGCGAAATCGCACGAAATGTCTCTGGTTTACGATCGACGCGGATTCAAGGATTTGGAAACGCCAGTGCTTCTGCAGGAATTTGTGAACCACGGCGGGGTAATGTTCAAGGTTTATGTTGCTGGAGAGCAATCGGTGTGCGTGAAGAGGAAATCGCTGCCGGATGTGGTGGAAACAGAGGaggaattggagaagaaaacagacGGCGCGATGAAGTTTTCGCAGATATCTAGGGCagaggagaagagagaaaaatgcaATTGCAGCGGAAAGAAggaggaggcggcggcggaggaggagatCGAAATGCCGCCGGAGAAGGTAGTGACGGAGGTGTCGAGAGGGCTGAGGGAAGCCATGGGGATTAGGCTGTTCAATTTCGACATGATTAGGGATCGGAATGGAACGTACTACGTGATCGACATAAATTACTTACCAGGATTTGCAGTGCTGCCGGATTACGAGGCATTTCTGACGAAATTCTTCAACGAAGTTATGCAGAAGAAGgtggaggaagaggagaatTCCGCcattgaagaggagaaagcAAAACCACGGTGCTGCTGTTTCCATGAACGTGAAAGTCAAGCTTCCACGTTTGAAAACGACTTTTGTTCACGTGTGCTGAATTAGCAATCCAAGTATGGACAAAAGCTTGATGGAATAGTTTAACCTTAGAGCCACCATCCATCAAGCTTTACAATATCAAAGGTAAATTAGGTTCGTTTTACGAGGTAGAAAGACTAGAGGTCACCTTAAATACACATAAACGCGCCAAAGATGATGTGCCAAATCTTGCCTAGACGACACTGATGTAAACTCTCGTTTCATGACCTTTGTCGCGAAGTCATCACCTGTGTCTTgcttttatctaaaaaataaaaaataacaggTAGTTTGAGTATTTCAAACAGCATGGtaggagtaaaaaaaaaaaaaaaaaaaaaaaaacNgggcttgggccattacaaatggtatcatagctagACAAAAGAcaatgtgtcagcaaggatgctgggtccccaagggggtggattgtgagatcccatctcCAACTGAGAGAGGAAcggaacattccttatatttCATTCCTTTTGATATTGACTGTGTTGCAAATCAGAACATTCATGGTGTCTATTAGTTTGGTTAGTTAAGTAAGgcatacaaaatgaaaatgatgcaGTGGTTTGTGTTAGCAGCTCTAGAACTATTCCTTCTGCTTCAAAGCTCTGTCCTGGTCAGGCTGCATATCACTTTCTGGCTGGGTATCAGAATGGTAAATTTGTGGCAGCATTCCACAAAGGCCCTTCATCTATTGACCCATTGGAACTGGCCAAGGCTTTACTGTGCAtggtaaaaattgaaatcaattaGTAATTTCttgattctctttttttaCACAACGATTTCATCTGCCTACATTACTACGGTGCAGTTAAAAGAGCAGCAAATCCCATCCTTTCTAGTCAATGCCAAAGGAATGGAAAGTGGTATGGAGAAACcttatatattttctcttgttctttctgttcataattttattggatATCACTCTGAATTTACCAGAAAAAACTTGACATTCTTGAAGCAGGAAAGGATCTTGTCACTCTAGTGGAGTCAGCTCTATCCATGAACATCCCACCCTTTCAAACTGAAGGTAGCTCACCAATACTTTACCTCGTCCGTTGTggcgtcgtcgtcgtcgtctaAGTTATgctatttcatattttcagGTGGTGAACTTAAGAGAAGGTACAAAAGCTTTGTAAGTGAAAAATATCAACAATTGCCTGAGGATTTTTCCTTCTGAAGGTGACCATCGCATTCCTTTCTTGTAGTTTATAGTATTCAATTTGTTAGTGGCAAGCAATTGGGTAGCTTTTTCGATACGTGTCATTTTCGAGGTAGGTAGTTACCGTTCACAAATAGGCATTGGATTTTTTGGATACATCAATTCATACTCTAAAAGTATGTGGTTCAATAAGAAAGTGATGAATATGAGTAGCTAGATTATTAAAAGACTATCGTCCTTCTGTATCAATCTCTTCTGGGTCATACCAATCCATTTCACATCCGATATGTTATAAAACAATCTATTCAAACGGTTTCATGCATCAAATAAGACATTAAACTTACGTTGAACACCACATGTCGAAATAGTGAGACTATACGAGGAATCTACTTGAAATAACCTCTACTTAAATATTATGCTAGACGTGGATAGCGAATAAAGATGATAAGTATTAATATGATCATACTCGATCATACTCGAGCTAGTTCACCACACACGTATCTCAAGAATAACATTTTACGTAACTCAAGAATAACATTTTGGTAAAGAGATGGTCACTTTTATTTAGCCTTTTTTCACAATTTTGacaaattttatacttttaacatattttagataaaagtttaaaaagctCTAAGAACCAAATACAAGTAAGAACGTGCACAACTGCATCAAAAAAACctttatttcaaaagtaaATTCTAGCCGCTCTTGTTCGATTCCTATAATAATCGAAATTGAAAAAACGGTCAAAAGAATCAACGGTATACTCATTTGCCTGATTTTGTTGAACAGTAATTAGACACTGTCAAGTATTGTTCTCTTCTCATAAAAAAATCGTTCATCCATTAATGAAATCACATCATCAAAATCGAAAGGAAAGAGACGGAACGAAACCACTCATTcaatagggagaggagcgaaacCACTTTAGAGTTCAATtgggtgaaggagaaagaaacttTAACCTATTTCCCtcgtgaaagaaaaaagatggtTCAACCCTCGTTCAAGAAATCCCCAAAGAAAGGAGGAGGTTCGagagtgaaggagaatgaacGTTTCCTTAAACCTTCTACAATCACGAAACACTTTCTATATATCTGCAGTCTCAATCAAAGACAATTTCATTCTGTTTTAGtttccatatttttaatatgtaaGGACGTAATTATTAGATACAATggaaagtttagaaatttattaaaaatgatttaaaattaggGACGGAAAATTTTTAAAGGTGTGAAATATCCCGAgaaaattattacaattaagataaaatgaagtcggaaaaagaattatttggtTGTAcgaaaaagttgaaataatGACCACAAAACCCattcaaaaaataacattcatgttttaagttaaaagcCAATTACTTCAACAATTTTTAGTGGTttcactatttaattatttactttttgaattttagtggtggaaaaaaaattaattttttatatgattttatattttcataatacACTAAATCACTCGATATCGttacaaaaaattaatgatttgatCTTATTATCTCACGAACAGGtcgataaaaaataatattatttatacaaTTGAAcgttgaaaattaattatattcgAAGGAATCTAAAAATACCACGAGTGGATAGGGATCCCATTTTTTATtcccatttcatttttattgactttaagatatatatataaataattgaaaataaaaaataattgaaattttaaaatattttccaacTGAGCATCCAAACAGACTCCATGCACCCGCGCTCTACCGTATAAATTACGCAAACTCGGAGCGTTTTTTATCACCGGAGTTGTTCATTTTCTCGACTTCCAAACAGCATAtctgcagcagcagcagcagcagcagcagccatggcttcttcttcttcttcgtcttcttcttcttcctcgtcgtcgtcgtcttcttcgGATGGCTTTCGTGTAGGCTACGCTTTTCCCCCAAACAAAGAGCGTAATGTGATTCGTCCATCTCTGATTGACTACGCAAAGCTCCATGGTGTCGACCTGGTCCGCATCGACCTCCAAACGCCGATTCTCCACCAAGGTCCGTTTCATTGTATCATACACAAGATGTACGACGATGCTTGGGTGGAGAAACTTCAGGATTTCGCCTTGAAGAATCCGGACGTTGTTGTTGTGGATCGGCCGGACCGGATCGAGCGACTCTACAACAGAGTATCGATGCTGGATGTGGTGAGTCAGGTGAAGGTTTCAGACAGCGGCGTGAAGATCGAGGTGCCGAAACAGGTCGTTTTGAATCGGAAGGATGGAGTAATCGATTTGATTAGGGATTTGGAGGTGAAATTTCCAGTGATTGCGAAGCCGTTGGAATCGAATGGAAGCGCGAAATCGCACGAAATGTCTCTGGTTTACGATCGACGCGGATTCAAGGATTTGGAAACGCCAGTGCTTCTGCAGGAATTTGTGAACCACGGCGGGGTAATGTTCAAGGTTTATGTTGCTGGAGAGCAATCGGTGTGCGTGAAGAGGAAATCGCTGCCGGATGTGGTGGAAACAGAGGaggaattggagaagaaaacagacGGCGCGATGAAGTTTTCGCAGATATCTAGGGCagaggagaagagagaaaaatgcaATTGCAGCGGAAAGAAggaggaggcggcggcggaggaggagatCGAAATGCCGCCGGAGAAGGTAGTGACGGAGGTGTCGAGAGGGCTGAGGGAAGCCATGGGGATTAGGCTGTTCAATTTCGACATGATTAGGGATCGGAATGGAACGTACTACGTGATCGACATAAATTACTTACCAGGATTTGCAGTGCTGCCGGATTACGAGGCATTTCTGACGAAATTCTTCAACGAAGTTATGCAGAAGAAGgtggaggaagaggagaatTCCGCcattgaagaggagaaagcAAAACCACGGTGCTGCTGTTTCCATGAACGTGAAAGTCAAGCTTCCACGTTTGAAAACGACTTTTGTTCACGTGTGCTGAATTAGCAATCCAAGTATGGACAAAAGCTTGATGGAATAGTTTAACCTTAGAGCCACCATCCATCAAGCTTTACAATATCAAAGGTAAATTAGGTTCGTTTTACGAGGTAGAAAGACTAGAGGTCACCTTAAATACACATAAACGCGCCAAAGATGATGTGCCAAATCTTGCCTAGACGACACTGATGTAAACTCTCGTTTCATGACCTTTGTCGCGAAGTCATCACCTGTGTCTTgcttttatctaaaaaataaaaaataacaggTAGTTTGAGTATTTCAAACAGCATGGtaggagtaaaaaaaaaaaaaaaaaaaaaaaaacacatgcAATATGGTGAGGACCtatcattttgaaaataatatggCATAACTTTAGGTGGCTTTCTAGTTGGTACAG carries:
- the LOC111795517 gene encoding inositol-tetrakisphosphate 1-kinase 1-like, whose translation is MASSSSSSSSSSSSSSSSSDGFRVGYAFPPNKERNVIRPSLIDYAKLHGVDLVRIDLQTPILHQGPFHCIIHKMYDDAWVEKLQDFALKNPDVVVVDRPDRIERLYNRVSMLDVVSQVKVSDSGVKIEVPKQVVLNRKDGVIDLIRDLEVKFPVIAKPLESNGSAKSHEMSLVYDRRGFKDLETPVLLQEFVNHGGVMFKVYVAGEQSVCVKRKSLPDVVETEEELEKKTDGAMKFSQISRAEEKREKCNCSGKKEEAAAEEEIEMPPEKVVTEVSRGLREAMGIRLFNFDMIRDRNGTYYVIDINYLPGFAVLPDYEAFLTKFFNEVMQKKVEEEENSAIEEEKAKPRCCCFHERESQASTFENDFCSRVLN
- the LOC111794755 gene encoding inositol-tetrakisphosphate 1-kinase 1-like; translation: MASSSSSSSSSSSSSSSSSDGFRVGYAFPPNKERNVIRPSLIDYAKLHGVDLVRIDLQTPILHQGPFHCIIHKMYDDAWVEKLQDFALKNPDVVVVDRPDRIERLYNRVSMLDVVSQVKVSDSGVKIEVPKQVVLNRKDGVIDLIRDLEVKFPVIAKPLESNGSAKSHEMSLVYDRRGFKDLETPVLLQEFVNHGGVMFKVYVAGEQSVCVKRKSLPDVVETEEELEKKTDGAMKFSQISRAEEKREKCNCSGKKEEAAAEEEIEMPPEKVVTEVSRGLREAMGIRLFNFDMIRDRNGTYYVIDINYLPGFAVLPDYEAFLTKFFNEVMQKKVEEEENSAIEEEKAKPRCCCFHERESQASTFENDFCSRVLN